The following coding sequences lie in one Musa acuminata AAA Group cultivar baxijiao chromosome BXJ1-8, Cavendish_Baxijiao_AAA, whole genome shotgun sequence genomic window:
- the LOC135588671 gene encoding endoplasmic reticulum oxidoreductin-1-like → MGKAEGSSSGDGGNAKSHRICAWAAVVALVAVALAIAAGSRNAPEIPDSATGNKSCECLPGSRSYTGLVEDCCCDYETADSLNEQVLHPILQELVKTPFFRYFKVKLWCDCPFWPDDGMCHLRDCSVCECQESEFPEPFKKSSGVLSADDVICQEGKPQAAVDRTLDDKIFNGWIEIDNPWTYDDETDNTAMTYVNLQLNPERYTGYAGPSAQRIWAAVYQENCPQYPSEDLCHEKKVMYKLISGLHSSISVHIASDYLLDAFTNLWGQNLELLYDRVWKHPDRVRNLYFVYLFVLRAVTKAADYLEHAEYDTGNPIEDLKTRSLVRQLLYNPKLLSACPVPFDEAKFWQGENGPELKQQIQKQFRNISAVMNCVGCEKCRLWGKLQVNGLATALKILFSVDGENNQNQPLQLQRNEVIALFNLLNRLSESIKFVHDMEPLMEKVERHDSNPTATS, encoded by the exons ATGGGAAAGGCAGAGGGCTCCTCCTCCGGCGATGGCGGCAACGCGAAGAGCCACCGGATATGCGCCTGGGCGGCCGTTGTCGCCCTGGTCGCCGTCGCCCTCGCAATCGCCGCAGGCTCCAGAAACGCCCCCGAGATCCCTGACTCCGCCACCGGCAACAAGTCTTGTGAGTGCCTCCCG GGATCCAGGAGCTACACGGGCTTGGTGGAGGACTGCTGCTGCGACTACGAAACGGCGGATTCGCTGAACGAGCAAGTGCTGCATCCGATACTCCAGGAGCTTGTGAAAACTCCCTTTTTCCGTTATTTTAAG GTAAAATTGTGGTGTGATTGCCCATTCTGGCCAGATGATGGGATGTGCCATCTTCGGGATTGTTCTGTCTGTGAGTGTCAAGAAAGCGAGTTTCCAGAGCCGTTTAAGAAATCCTCCGGTGTGCTTTCTGCTGATGATGTGATTTGTCAGGAGGGAAAACCACAAGCTGCTGTGGATAGGACTCTTGATGACAAAATTTTTAATGGGTGGATTGAGATTGACAATCCCTGGACTTATGATGATGAGACTGATAATA CTGCAATGACATATGTCAATCTCCAACTGAACCCGGAGAGGTACACTGGTTATGCGGGTCCATCAGCTCAAAGGATATGGGCTGCTGTTTACCAGGAAAATTGCCCACAAT ATCCTTCTGAAGATCTGTGTCATGAAAAGAAGGTGATGTACAAATTGATCTCCGGGCTGCATTCCTCAATTTCAGTTCACATAGCTTCTGATTATCTCCTTGATGCATTTACCAATTTG TGGGGGCAAAACCTGGAGTTGCTTTATGATCGAGTGTGGAAGCACCCAGATCGTGTCAGGAATTTATATTTTGTCTATCTCTTTGTTCTGAGGGCAGTGACAAAG GCTGCAGATTATTTGGAACATGCCGAGTACGACACTGGCAATCCTATAGAGGATTTGAAAACTCGATCATTGGTGAGACAGCTACTGTACAATCCCAAACTTCTATCTGCTTGCCCGGTACCCTTTGATGAAGCCAAGTTCTGGCAAGGTGAAAATGGGCCTGAGCTGAAGCAGCAGATTCAGAAGCAATTCAGAAACATCAG TGCAGTAATGAACTGTGTGGGATGTGAGAAATGCCGGCTGTGGGGAAAACTTCAAGTCAATGGTCTAGCAACAGCTTTAAAAATTCTTTTCTCTGTTGATGGTGAAAACAACCAAAACCAGCCA CTGCAGCTGCAAAGAAATGAAGTGATCGCACTGTTCAACCTTCTAAATAGACTCTCAGAGTCGATAAAATTCGTTCATGACATGGAACCTCTCATGGAGAAGGTGGAAAGGCATGATTCTAACCCCACAGCTACTTCATAG